The Pectinophora gossypiella chromosome 15, ilPecGoss1.1, whole genome shotgun sequence genome segment tgctttcttagattcgATGTGGTCTCTTTACTggtggactttttaaaaatgaaatgaaatgaaatttattcgctctagagtggtacaaaagatcttaaatatacattatatcaataaaagtccatcactcaaccatacatacatacatacataaactcacgcccgtaatcccaaatggggtgggcagagccacaagtaatcaaagacaacttgcagccactgttgatacgaagtcctaagatggatacgatgaaccttatggtgataagggatcagcctatcgcccataacattagtccatcatgttaggggACGCAATCCCTCAACCATACAGCATGcgtttatattaaataatttataactaaaggaacatttaatctttaataaatctgtctcaaaaaaataaataacagtagatattttaaatacacaaaaaacaattaaccttaatttaaatatacgggtgtgactttaaatttaaatattctttcattgaataaaaggtatggtgaataagaatttcttttaatttacttttaaatattggcaATGGTATTGGTATGGTAAGAAAATAAACACCTGacaagctcacgagtatatagACAATTGGCCAAGTCAGAGGGTACACCTGCAATGGATATAATGTACCCGCGATTCGATAAGtagctattttctcattgctcgaaGTACAatgttattcaaaaatataacctaatggcagaggcatacataaaataattgcatattatttggatttcattatgtataatttataattatgtttctacctatattgcttctgagGTACCTAAATTGTGCCTGGATGCtacgaataaattaataataacctAAAGGGTCATcaattatacccaaaaacaaagataaaagatgcatacgtcTGTTCTTtagccatctatattgtttttgaggaacatcatcatcatcatcatcaacagcctatatacgtcccactgctgggcacaggcctcccctcaatcaaccggagggggtatggagcatactccaccacgctgctccaatgcggattggtggaggtgtttttacggctaatagccgggaccaacggcttaacgtgccctccgaagcacggaatcatcttactttttcggacaatcaggtgattcaagcctgaaaagtccttaccaaacaaaggacagtctcacaaagtgatttcgacaatgtccccatcgggaatcgaacccggacctccagatcgtgagcctaacgctctaaccactagaccacggaggctgtttttgaggaacgtagccctCATTTCCAAATTAATATATCTCACTTCCCACCCGCAGAGACTAACGGAAGTAAATAATTCACCACGCAAAGATGGATCGTGTGTAcctctatattttttataaaactacTATTAATACGACCAATGATGTGCCATCAATGATGTGTGTGATGtccccgggaatattcccaaagtgggaatattatTGCTCTTTAATAGTACGGACACTGGCGGCTTTGcattttcaaattattctttcttgtactctggttctatagtctctgcttaccccggtgggaaataggcgtgagtttatgtatgtatgtgtgtgttgtactctggtcttatctgcctaaaggttaggtcttcttcttctatcgtgtgggttgtgagttggaataccaacctcatcaaccccgctgttaatagttattattgagctgccaaaggcctgacatggctcacgtaacgattactcacttacatcagtaagtagtaaccgggaccaacgacttaacgtgccttccgaagcacggatcatcttactttcggacaatcaggtgatcagcctgtaatgtcctaaccaaactaggaatcacaaagtgattttagtgatatgtccccaccgggattcgaacccgggacctccggatcttgagcccaacgctcaaccaatggaccacggaggccgcaggttgaggttaggtaataaaactctttttacataagttttgcgcctttttaccgCCGGGAACGTTCCCATAGTGGGAATATTCCAGGAAACAACACATCACAGCATACCACCAATGTATTTCAACATTCTGAACGGTTTACGTGTCAATCAGTACCCCGCTACGTCAGACAATACCACGCCTCGGCGTATGCGCATCGAATGCAAACAAAATGGCCACAAAATCACAATTGACACAATCCTTTGGAGTTACGGGAATGCCTTCGCAAAATAATAGCACAATTGCCAATGGTCCAAATTCTGCGCCTAACTGTATTGAATTGGTCACACGAAATGACGAGTGCTCAGTGAAACTTAGAGCGATAAGCGGCGCTGATAGCGTTTTGTAAACCTTATGATTCTGCAAATCGTCGACTTATATTGAAAACTACGTAACCGCCATTTTGGAAAGTCACATTCTgatatgattttcttcaacaaaaccacaaacatataaaaattgagactacaAATTTAATATGATCGTGATTcgtgacacaccactttcgcacGTAcattatacaaataataatggaGAATGTTCTCTATGTTAGAATTTCAACATTCTGAAAGAATTATTttcattcgaacccgggacctccggatcgtaagccactggaccacggaggccggttaGCTGACCTAGTAATTTTGCTAACCTAGTAAAATTCCTCATTTACCGACGCATCGTACAAATAAACCGCTAACCGCCTCGCCTATTGACACCCGCGCCCTTATCCTAAGTCGCCAGAAATAACAGATACTGCAGTTACAACAAAGGTATCTATGTTGCTCGGATAATCTGTATGGCCATGTGGTGTTTATCACCTGCGGATTACTGTCCTTCCTTAACGGGAACTGAACGAGGAGTGAGGTGGGAATTCACAGCACAAGTCTTTGAAAACTATTGTGATGTGCAATTCGCTAGTTGAGTTTTTGAATTAGTGGTGACATAAAGTTACTAAAGTGAGCAACtggatttatttataactagcgatccgccccggcttcactcgggtgcaatgctgaggaaaaaatgaaattacgacatcacattaaaaacctcaaaaataacagtattactccactatttaattaatgttattatacataatataataaaccttcctcttgaatcactctatctttTATAAAAACACCGCATCAAAACCCGTTgcatagttttaaagatttaagcgtacatagggacagaaaaagcgacattgttttatactatatagTGATAATGATAAGTCGTAATTGTCTagtttgataataataattcatttcaTTCAAAATCAGAAtactatttacatttttttttttgcagaatATTGTAGACTGTTGTCGGGCTAAAGTAGGTTTTGGCATAAACTTACTTTGCTTTACTTATGAGTCGCATATGTACATTACTTTCGCATAATATTCAATGTGTCAAATAAGCGTCTTACATAAAGTtttatattagatttttttataatttaagtttatcCATAATTACAAATTGCATAATATGATTTTGATGGATtacattcattattttttatttactattagacagaacgaccagttcagtacaattattgattacatttcaataagataacattttacaatcgtcaaTCGCGGttagaattagatctgtcaaagtacgtaaggtagtgttgtgacgtttgtGAGCGTAGTGATGtctcagtcgatattaggtcgatcgattcttttctatctaacgatacctatctaagtatgtacttcattatttatttaaccgagaggttaaaaggccacattgaagcaattcatctaagaaagcaatttgcaatttgacttctgcgcatataaaagtgcgcaatgtcaataaaGATTTCAATTCATCTTTTTATGCGGCCTTTATAAACCTCTATGTCTTTAGTTGTTGTCGGAAATAAATAGTTTACTATTATAATGATTACATCAAAATTGTACATAACATTTCCTTATCCACAGCGCTGCCCAGTGCCGTAGCAACAGCACATGTCAGTGCGCAGCCTAGCCTGCTAGCACGTGCTATGGCGTCTCTCGCGCAGATGCACCGCTCAGGCCCACACATCAAGGAGAAGAAGACCCGCAACCCGCTCAATGGCAACCCATTTGCTAAGGTATTACATACATTATTCGTAATTCTAAATTCGTAGGTAACTCTTGCGCATCAAGGAGACCAGGTTGCAGCAATGACaacctaacaaaaaaataaaaccgaCTTAAAAACACtgaaatatataaaactaattgttaacaagcaaacattggccccgattcctgcagacaccgcctaattttattttaagttatatccgtcatgttcatatccgtcgaaaaggaaagggacggatgattcacagctcttaattttaggaagaatgagtaaatgaattaataacccgggcgaatcaaaaggtacgtcgctggtatgcaatccgtttgacgtgctgtctatttaactgtgtcgggttattgacggatgtaaaatttttagacggttggtttagatttgtgcttaaaattgacgtgtgttccataaattttatgcttgtcgattacccgtccctttccttttcggcggataagaaaatgacagatataacttaaaataaaattagatgttatttacaggaattagcaccactgtcttttcactaacacagttggctctacCTTTATAGGCGGTGATTCGGCTCACCACTAAtccgttggtctaatagaaagctcagtgaggtgtgggtacttaattcatcttgcgatggatgtacctctggccaccccaattcggatatagtagtgagcttatgttatatcttATGgccacaattgggtagtttcctaggtcaaagataaattatgaaattctgattactaaataaagagagatagaggagagcttacatggaacagatgaaagaaaaggttaacgtcgtgtcttatagggaagtcaaggaattggcctttgatagactagaatggaaaatgctacacagacaagagcgtggctcttaaattgatgatgatgaaataaagatagatctaaatgtgacaaaaaagttttctttttttctatttaacttatttattatgtttaatgacgacaaaatgtaataataagtgtgacattttgtcacgtttttctatgacgtcacaggttgctttttcatacaaatgccatagtaatttcgtgttttgacgtttagtaataagtaactgatttgatttgaaactaCCATATTCAACTTCCCTCATTTCTTTCCCCTTTTCCGCGCAGGGCGTAGTCCTAAAAACCGTTATAAAGAAGCCAAAGAAACCCAACTCAGCCAACCGCAAGTGTGTACTGGTGAGGTTGTCCAACGGCAAGGAGATGGTGGCATATATCCCCGGCATCGGACACAACCTTCAGGAGCACAACATCGTACTGGTGCGAGTCGGAAGGTAAATTATTATACAGAGTAACGAACAGGGTGATATAAAGTAgaatttgccgtcgcaaaagtatgaaactgaaaataattaaaacaaacaccaaaattatcatgaattttccgacaggaaaatccacttgttatcaactcagaatcatggtctgaatcatccccctcagtatttgttacgctgtcactaacacccatattaACTTTCATGGATACTTTTTTGTACTTGTaaggggtataagtgacatcgtaacgaatactaaggagaaTGATTCTTTGTTGAGTTCATTATCctgagttaaaatcaaatggaattttccatagcaaaagtatagaattgaaaataattaaaaagcacataaaaaaaacatgaattatgcgacggaaaagtccactcgacattaactcaggatcatggtatGAATACCAccttcagtattagttacgatgccactaacaccctgtattatttttcggttttCAGAGCGACGTTTCTTGTGtcgaggtttttttttgacaaatgaataggacaacaaaataatatttttcttataattatacattttgcGGGAAGTATTTAAAAACCCGACTAAAAAGAATGTTCTAGAAATAAAAAAGGTAGTCGGTCGCGTTTGACTGATTTACTGATATCATACATTGAGACGCTCAATAGAAAGAATACGATTTGCCGTCACTGTATGGTTTTATTGCACTATTGTCAACACTACAAGTGTTGTtctttgttattatattgttcATTATGAAAGTAAACAGGTATATGACCTACTGTATAGTTAGGTCTTTATACTTTCCAAGTATAATGAACGCCGACTGAATGTGGGACGTGTCTTATGTTGCCGCCTTGCCACAGCAAAcgtttttcgtgaaaaattaaaaacacttctcatcaaaaaatctttaaaacctCACGTTTCGTTAGGATTATCGAAAACTTTTAAATACGagtattaagtataatatgttagtgcaattATCATTAGttagcacagttggctcgatatTATATCACtgttaacacagttggctcaatcattatagacggcgatacggctcaccacctatcacgctggtctaagtCTAacgaaaagctcggtgaggttgatgtacctttgactaccccaattggcatatagtcgtgagcttatatgttGTTATTAGGAAtaataaatcagaaatcagaatcatttattcaacgtaattatcatggataaacttgttgaaggtcaatgtaacatttttgaatttacatcatttcgcaaggtgttatgactgaggagaagaaatgacaagaaactgcaacagcaacacatcttttaaaaaccaatgaggatatacattacaagttatttaataactagaggaacacattcaataccagacatttttatcatttaggtagtcattaatcttgtaataagcttttttacataaagtaagcttcacatgagctttaaatttattttctgacaaatttaaaatattatctggtattttattgtaaaaacgtatacataaccccaaaaaagatgaatttaaaataaattaaagttcgtgttttgttgaacagaaatTGGAAATttcgatttcgacaatgcccgtATCAGGCGAACCAACTACACAGTTGTAGGTTGGCTTCTGtgttagaataaaaatactaaataaaagtATCATTAAACACAATGtgaatacaaaattatagatttcaaataaaaagaatggtttatgatttttaatttagtgGTGTGTGAGTGGGATTTTGAttcatgtttctttctttttatgatctgattataattataaaatgttcaaAGAGATAACTTACACTCTATCCCGATTTTAGAGATAATTATCCTATGAAACCAATCTTAGAAAAAGAGGTTTCTAATGTCCCACTAATCGAGACAATTAAGTGGGACAATATTCAAGTTTCACtgtattccaaattcaaaaatatccttatttatagttacactttcaatcgttattttttacataacgaacgtctcgtccgcctatAACTaatgcagcttttcacaacctgcaTAGTCaacgaaaagaagctgcaagaataaCGTCGGCACAGGACTCTAGACGTTATTActattcagtaatttggctgttCAGTTAATCCGACGCATTcacatcttctaaataatcactaatttgtttttatatttatatttgtgccCATCATCCTACTaatttgtactttttttttcagagtAAAGGATTGCCCTGGAGTGAAACTAAAATGCGTGCGTGGCAAGTACGACCTACCTCACGTAGTCAAACAGAAAGTGTAACATAGTAATGTATGTACTTAGATAATTAGAATAAATGTTACGTTATAGAATACTTTATcgttttattatgaaaatatcCTTCTCCTGATGATTAAGATGCGCGTCTCCGGTGCGCAGGATACGGGCTAGTTGCAGCAGCATCCTGGCGATGTTGGCTAGCAGGTTAGACTGTGTGTACATGTCTCGCTGCTGTGCTATTGCTGGGGGTATGGCGAGGCCGTGAGTGGCGGCGCAACTCTCccgtattttatttcatttctttgTAGATGAAGGAAAAATACCTAGAAGGAACCTAGTGGatgagcgcagctcttaaatagagagaaactaacctagtatataagtttagttattaacaaattataaGTCCTAGTAACTTGAATGAGGAATTTAATAATGATATCCTGTTGCAATTAAGCTTTAACTTAAGATGAATAAGTCAAtgtattttggttaggacattacaggctgatcacctgattgtcccgaagtaagatgatccgtgtttaggACGaaacacgttaagccattggtcccggtccttgacatggctcatgtaagtaGTCGAagtcatgtgtgtgtgtgtgtgtgtgtagtaattactgatgtaagtagtcattacatgagatgtcacgggcctttagcggctcaatattaaccctggcACCGAGGTTGAAGatgttggtaatctacctcacaatccacactaaAAAAATACAGTCTATGTAtcgttaatattattatatttatagacATTTAACgtaatttaggtaggtacttacaatccAATATTGTAAAGAGgaaaagatttgtatttttaattgtattgaATAAATTCAAAAAGTACAGAGCCGATTTTAAAAATTTGTAGTCGGTACTTTTGCGTCTTTGTTTCAGTCAAAACCTTTTAATTCTAATCAACTAAGACatcattttagtttttttttttttagttatggctTCGCAACATCATTTTAGTTTgtcggtaggtacctacctatattatgaaaaaaaaactacatgAAAGTGACGAAACTGTGAAGAAATTGTACTAAACATCACccatttattattgtaattgtcAATCAATGAAAAATTGGATATCTAATAATTGGAAATATTGGAAtaattggaggagctcggtggcgcagcggtaaacgcgctcggtctgcgattgttaaagttaagcaactttcgcaaaggccggtcataggatgggtaaccacaaaaaaaaagttttcatttcgagctcctccgtgcttcggaaggcacgttaagccgttggtcccggctgcattagcagtcgttaataaccatcaatccgcactgggcccgcgtgatggtttaaggcccgatctccctatccatccatagggaaggcccgtgccccagcaggggggacgttaatgggctggtgatgatgatgatgaattggaTATCAGAGATTTTTACAGATTTTATGAACAACGGGATtgagttatttaatttttatttatttatttcctcacTTATAGGTATCTACCATTAATGCGAAGTACCTACAAGTACCTatctaggtaagtaggtatgtatatttcttattcttttttGCACATTGAATTACTATTTTATATCAATGTTCGTACTGATTATTCGGAttgttatttaatatatattaaacTAATGTCCTCTCAGTTCTTATTTCAAGTTTTTTCTGCATTTCGAAGCTAATGTACCTATTCAatatcaaatcatcatcatcactaatttaagagccacgctcttgtcggcgtagcattctctataatattttcataacaaATAAATCATTCCTAcacatattaatttattgttattaaaagtATACCagcaatttttttacaaaaataaaacgcaACCTAAAACGGCTGTCGGCTATAAAATTTCAAAAAAATCGAATGTTTTTTGCCGCGATTCTATTGGTCGACGTGCGTTTGCGCAAGCCGCGCCTACCATGGGTCGGGGCGCACCACATGCattcaacataatataaaacactttAGCTATTGCACAAAAGGCATAGTTctataataaatagttattaaGCAACATGTTTCTTACTTATAagtataaagtacttatactaagttttctttttatataaagtgATAAATTAACATggatctattttatttttttgacgtgacttattgtagatttgccgcagatggcattgactacatgctcggacaaatggggagcgctgagagctctcaaccGGATTTAACATGGatggtaagtattttttaaagttcCCATATTTTAAACAGTTCATTTACCTACttcgttttatattttaattatatatatctTTAATTTATTTGCTGTAGATAGGTACCCTGTTCAGCAAAAGATGTTATTCTGTAACAATTCGTTAATAGCTACTCAATTACTATCTCCATCAcaacaaattattaaattaaactgTTTACCAAAACACGCAAAATTTCTTAAAAGCAACAATAGATCCATTTCTTAATTACTTACGCTTCAAATCAAATGACTTTGGTGACGAGTtgcaaaacaaaatagaaaaacaatACTTGGACATTGTACCGCAAGCGGCCATTGTTTGCCTGTTTCCCGTTAGCGTTGTCGCAGGTAGCTTACCCTTTCTCGTGTTCCCCTTCCTACTTACCTAAGCCCCGCCCACTTCTAACGCAGGGGCGCTTGAGCAGTGTCTCAAGGATTGATCGTCACTTGTCTTCCGCACTCCGCGACGAAAACACGTTTTAACCTTACCCTTACCATCCAGTATCTGTGACCATGCCTCTGTGGACACCGTACGTTGAAGTTCCCTTGGATTTGACAAAAGTGAAAGAAGAACGGCGGTCTCCTGTGACTCCAATGATTCCCGTGAATCCAGTGATTCCTGTGGCTCCGGCTCCTGTTGTTAACGCCGTCCAGTACCCGTACCGTCAGCAGTACCCGACTCCGTTGCCGGTGGTACCGCCTGGATATGCGGTTCCTCATCCTCAGCCCGTGTACGTGTACCCAGGGTATGGGTATCCTCAGTACGGCCTGCCGTCGGTGCAGATATCGCCGGTGTCAGTTACAAGCGCTTGCTCAGGCTGCGAGCCCGCGCCGAGCCCCAGCTTCTACCGGCCACAAACTCTGTCCCCGCCAAAGACACCCCAGGCTACTTCCACACAGAAGCCTCAAAACTTCCTCGCCGAAGCAGACATGCTCTCAGAAGACCCTGAATTCCAAGCTTTTGAGAGAGACGCTCTGCGAGCAATGGCGGAGAAAAATGGCGGAACGCTGCTGGGCAACAACCCGCGCATGCGCCGCGCCGTGCAGACCAGCCAAGCTGTCGATGACTCGTACAGAAGGCAGCGCGAGCGCAACAACTTCGCCGCAAAACAGAGCCGCGACAGGAGGAAGCTGAGGGAAATCCACTTGTCCCTGAAAGTTGCGTACTTAAAGAATCAAGTGTCGAAGCTGAAGGCACAACTGTCTGTGTCGACTTGTGTGCGTTGCCAGCAACCGTGAAACCAAAGACTAAAGTGCTCGTTAAACAACAAGTTTATAGACCTAAGATTTAATACGATGTCAAATGtgcaatatataaatatagtcaaaagataaaaatttaaaatgtgtaaaagaattttgtattaaaaattgtaaataatgtacttaaatgAGAGAGTAAGACTGTATTTAAATTGTACTTACAAACGTAGGTTAAATTTGTATTTTGATACTTAGAAGTAaagcacaattaattaaaaattaattcagATGAATAAGATTCTATTATTTTGAACTTTCCTACCCTTTATTTTAAGCTTTAagcaaaattaatttgaaagacatactttataaaatatgtctacacacacgcacacacacccacacacacccacacataACACCCATCATATTGGAACTTCTACAACATTCCAAATATTATATATGTCCGATTTCACACAACATTCTCTATTAGGGAACAACTTAATTTAATTCTTTATAAAATCTGGTGCAAAATGATGTAATATCTATGTAGAGATCacactaaaaatatatttaatctcTGTAGTAAGTAGatattcgaatttcaaatttttcaaaccTTCCTA includes the following:
- the LOC126373229 gene encoding 40S ribosomal protein S12, mitochondrial, whose protein sequence is MNLLRKGFSMLSTGIKAQCTQFSALPSAVATAHVSAQPSLLARAMASLAQMHRSGPHIKEKKTRNPLNGNPFAKGVVLKTVIKKPKKPNSANRKCVLVRLSNGKEMVAYIPGIGHNLQEHNIVLVRVGRVKDCPGVKLKCVRGKYDLPHVVKQKV
- the LOC126373435 gene encoding protein giant-like; amino-acid sequence: MPLWTPYVEVPLDLTKVKEERRSPVTPMIPVNPVIPVAPAPVVNAVQYPYRQQYPTPLPVVPPGYAVPHPQPVYVYPGYGYPQYGLPSVQISPVSVTSACSGCEPAPSPSFYRPQTLSPPKTPQATSTQKPQNFLAEADMLSEDPEFQAFERDALRAMAEKNGGTLLGNNPRMRRAVQTSQAVDDSYRRQRERNNFAAKQSRDRRKLREIHLSLKVAYLKNQVSKLKAQLSVSTCVRCQQP